A window from Leptospira meyeri encodes these proteins:
- a CDS encoding TetR/AcrR family transcriptional regulator translates to MSRLSVAERSPKKRAVLEKDKLSKRTSILQSAAFLLQKKDWSELSMDEVAKRAKIAKGTLYLYFPTKEDLCLRVHIADYEAWFLDMELFLTETKNIDAEGFSKWFVESMDRHIRFLKLLPIVPTILEKNASVETIREFKLSLKVQIFKILPLLIQTFPFLNEKSGFIFLMQCHALAVGSWSHGFPSNQFREAVKDDGLDMFVLDFKSFISTSILTLLNGIKSS, encoded by the coding sequence ATGAGTCGCCTGTCGGTTGCGGAACGTTCGCCCAAAAAAAGAGCAGTATTGGAAAAAGATAAACTTTCCAAACGAACATCTATTCTTCAATCAGCAGCCTTCCTTTTGCAAAAAAAAGACTGGTCCGAACTTTCAATGGATGAAGTTGCGAAACGAGCCAAAATAGCAAAAGGAACATTGTATTTATACTTCCCTACCAAAGAAGATCTCTGTCTTCGCGTACACATAGCAGATTATGAAGCATGGTTCTTAGATATGGAATTGTTTCTTACTGAAACAAAGAACATAGACGCCGAAGGATTTTCAAAATGGTTTGTTGAATCTATGGATCGACATATTCGTTTTTTAAAACTCCTTCCCATTGTTCCAACGATATTAGAAAAAAATGCAAGTGTTGAAACCATTCGAGAATTCAAACTTAGTTTAAAAGTACAAATCTTTAAAATTCTTCCACTCCTTATCCAAACTTTTCCATTTCTAAATGAAAAATCAGGTTTTATATTTTTGATGCAATGTCATGCCTTGGCCGTTGGATCTTGGTCTCACGGTTTTCCCTCCAATCAATTTCGAGAAGCAGTAAAGGACGATGGATTAGATATGTTTGTCCTAGACTTCAAAAGTTTTATTAGCACCTCTATTTTGACACTTCTTAATGGAATTAAATCCTCTTAA